The genomic stretch TGTAACCTTATGAACTTTGTGTCAGGAACTAAAAAACTGcaaaactgtgtttattttacgAAATGCACAGCTGACATGTTTCCATTTCCACTTATCAAATGTGACCAACATGATGAAAACGTTACAAATGTCACCTCTAAATGAAACGCACACAGATCGCATGTGTTGGAAGGAGCAAGTGGCAAACTTCAGGGACTTCAGTGAGGCCTGACCGGCAGTCTTCTATAAAGTTACTCATTTTGTGCCTCTAACACTCACAAACACCTGCAGTTTTTTGGCAGAGAACAACACAAAACCTTTACAGATAGTTAAAAATAGGAAGCGGTGCTACTGTGAGTTTTAAAGTGCTGAGGAGGGATGGATCGGTCGGTGCCCGTTTGTTATCACGGCCCAACAGACCTTCTGTTATCAGCACAATCTGTTTTGAGAACAGGCTCTGCAGGAGATTCCTACAGTTGCACAAActtctttttctaaaaaaaaaaaaaaaagggaccgAACATATACAGACTCTTAACTTTCTCATGGAAGTAatttttttaccaaaaaaagccaaacattAATTGGTTCCAAGATCTGAAGTGTAAATATTAGCTGCTTTTCTTAGTGTAAACAAAATATTTGGGATTTTTGGACGGTTTGGACCGGGAAGTTGAGACCTTCTTCTTCAcaactttctgacattttataaaccaatCTATTAAATTATGAGAGAACATAACAAATGTCTGTAATTGGAAAGAAAAGAGGCTGAATGGTGTCGTCATACGAGAACATAtaggtttgtttttctgctcatgTCAAAGTTCATCTCGAAGAGAGACAGGGGAGGAGAGATGAAACCGTGTAAACCCTTGCAAGCTGTGTTTTGGAGTTTTAACCCGCCTTCAGATCCCTGAAAATGTAGTCAGAGCTGTCGTGTTATGGAACAAGAACGACTGAAATTGGAGGGCTGCTTTCATTTCCCTTCAGTTGGCGCACTTAGTCATGTGAAAAGACAAGACTAATACAACATCACACCGTGCAGAACCAGAGTTAATGACCTCTCGCACATCTGACCCATTGTTCGTGTTCTTGTGGCTAACTCAGCTATGCAAATGAGCTGCAGTTGTTTGCCGTGGCCTGCTGAGGTCACCTGTCAGGAACAGAGGGAGGTCTGTCAGGTTATCTCTGCTGACGCTGCAGCTCCGACTGTTTTCATAACAGCAGCGAGGGAACAACTGTAATCTCCTCAGGACTGTCATTTACATACAGCAGCGCCATTTAAGACTGAATTTACTGTGTCCaatcaaatgaaacatttgGCAATGGGCTTATTCATCCCGCCAATGAATGAGCCCAGTCACAGTCTGTACAAGAGAGCAAAAATGATTCAGGGTACCCTAAAGCTACAACTGAGAACAGTGACGGAGGCCAATGAGTCccagcagtgattttttttttttttgctggtacACTTACATGCAACTTACAGTGTGTATGGTGTAATTgattggttgttttgtctctaaaatgtttggaaatggtaaaaaatatcgagcagtgtttcctctaatgtcttgttttgttcacaatttaaggatattcagtttactgtcagggAGGAGTAAAGACagcaggaaatattcacatttcattttatttttagggTGTTGTTTCACATGTTTATCTAGCAAAATCACAATTTCGATGGCTTGAGGACTCACAAAACTTTGCAGACATGTCCACAAAAGTCCATAAAGTTGTTTTAGAAGTCAGGTATTTTTAATGTCTTGGGGTTTGTGTAAAAAAAGTTTGGGGTCATACTTGATTAAACTCCTCCTAGGGCGCTAAATCTTTTGAAAGAATTCCTCAAACTGAGtacaaacatcatcaaaatagCGGTTCATTTAACAGCTGAAAATTAATCAATTTCAATCACAGCAGCTCTAACGTACTCTTacagattattttcattctcaAATGATCCGCAGATTATTTTCTCACTGAATTGATCAAACTGCTTTTCACAAAATCCACAGCCAAAGCTGATGTAATGTAACCGCAAGCAACAAGGAAAAACCTCCCAAATAATAAGTTTACTTTCATGGAAGACCAAGAAAACCAGACACTTGTTGCTTCAGTGTGACTTCAGCAATTAACCTATTCTCTAAATCATTGCAAATTTACATCATAATGACCAACTGATTAATCCAACAGACTGTagcacattttctcttttcttttcttatgaTAGGCCTCACACTGACACATGCTTTGTATATCTAAGCCAACAGCagatataaaacatgttttaatatcagATTCACAGTCATATATAAAACACATGTAATACTAGctcaacatttaaaaatctacttcttttttttcttttttttttacaaatagcaGCTTTACAAAGGAGCACTATGCAGTTTTTAAGGAGAAgaaaagctgttctcaggggaaaataatgtcccagaacacagtttgaagctagaaagggcGCAGCGCCtgccacaaataaacatataccacttttccactggtcaaaaatcccacttaaacccGCTAAGATTTTTTGTGCGCAATAGGAATGTGTACCCTCTGCATTTACACCCGGGTCAAATACCTCGGTGTGAAGAGATGACGCATTATCGACATCCTGCGGTGGCCTGTAATTTAGGAAGGAATTTGGGATGCGGTCTCCTGCGGTCTATTCATGACACCAGGAAGTGGGTCGGGGTTGAAGCCAATTTCAGTAGTGGCCAAACCGTGTAACTACAACGTGAACTGATGCCCTACGGCCCGTAGCCTAACATTGTGAGAAAAGCGTCTGTAAAAGGATGGATACATTTTTTGAGCGTCACAACCTCTGCGAAGatgactcgtttcactgtcATAATCTGAGCTATTCAGTccgataacatttggaaagtctagaagagccacacAGTCCAATCACTGTATCCTCATTCAAGTTCGCCGGGCactaaacaggaagttattCGGCTAGTTTGGAAAAACCGGACTGGAACTGTTTCCGGCGAATTTGTGAAGCAAAGCGTGACGTCAGTGGCGCACAACATGACGCGAGTCAGATATAATTCACAGACGTGGCTGTCTTGCCTGCTGGAGGTGAGAATGAGTCAGTAGGCGATTTTTAGCAGGTTGgccttccttaaaaaaaaacagcgtagACCTGCTAATTTCggtggaaaagaaaaacagttgtcctttaagttcagtttgtttattcactcatgaaaacaaagagtttgttttagtttgcattaaaataattaaaaaaatagtcAATGAAGATATTCCTCTTttgattaacatttcttccccaaaactacacagcgcaccttttacaaaatataaacatttcataTAGACATGGATAAACACTAGttattgttttctgtctgttggGCTGAAGTGAAGTTAGAAAAAGTGAACAGAAACGTGAAAGGTTAAAAAGGtcaccacacagacagacagacagacagacagccaacTTACCAACCACAACCAGCAGAATCCATATGAGGTAGATCCCACTGTTGAAATGTGTTGCATATTGGCGGAACAAGCACATTAATATGGGcggcaaaacaaaaaacaaaatgttgctgatctgaaatgataaaacaaacgGAAAAgcaatgagcaaaaaaaaaaaaaaaaaaaaaaacattacatcacatcTGGACTGATCGTGTCGGCTCAGTGACAACGTGCTTGTCAGAAGTTGATCAGTGTTTTATAACAAAGTATCAGCCAGAGCAAATaaaattaaagattaaaaaaaaggaggatCTGTAACCTGAAGCTAACAGTTTAAAAACATCATGGTGACGGTGTAACTTAAAAGCTAGCTGTGGCTAACTAGGGGAGTCATATACAGAACTGTATAAGAGAAGCAGTGCATCACAGAAGAACAGACACAAAGCCAGAGAAGCTGCGGGTTTGTCTAGCtgtcaacaaaaacaatcacaacGAGACCTTCACACCGACCGTGTTGTAAAATTCTGCGATGCTGGGGTATATCAGGTAATTTCCTTCACACCAGTCCACCTCGGAGCTGCCAGCCTGCAACTGGTCCCAAAAAATCAGATTAACGTTACTCATGTCTGGACTAGTTTCTGTCGGATGGACCAGTGAGAGCCGAGCAGACAACAACACTGCGAagaccagaagaagaagaaagaagagaagaaaaaaaaacactcgagGAGGAAAAGTCAGTATCCCCCGCTAGATGTTATCGTTTGCGACCTGACACGTATTGCACATCCAACAGTGTGACAGAGTACATAAATTGTCGCTGAGCTGCATTTTTAAAGCGTCGGTCCGTCCACAAAGGTTCCTGTCCTGCCTGTCGTGACGCTCTGTGCTGTGCATTGACAGCTGCTCCGTCTCTGGCCAAAGAGTGTTCGAGCGCGGCGAGAGGGTTCGCTCCCGTCTGCTTCCGTCTTCGGTGAAATGAGACCACAGCGGCCTCGGCTCCGGAAGTCCtcgtttattttattttttatttatattctaaTATATTAcctaaacaaaccaacaaaatgagaagtGATTGATTAGCTTTAAACAAACGTAATGATTAAACACGTTAAACACAATTTTACATCCGGGATTCATTTAACAACATGCTTTTGTTTTCACCTTAATAACTAAGTACACTACTCAAACTGAGTGAGGGACTTGAGATATTTTAGTGTTACCCTTGATGGTTTATTCTATGACATATCTGAATTGTAATTCTTGTGATTCCCCCAAAATAATGCAACACATTTCATCTGACTTTCattgcatatccatgcacatacatatatgaACTCAAATCCTAATATCACTGAAGAATTTTGTGTAGTGTACACTTGTGCTTCTTATAGAAACATATTACTGTCCATACATAGCTGAATGCCACTTCACACCACAGACTAAATAACTACACACCTCACTGAGAAGCATCTTGAGATATGAGGAACTTATAAtccttgtttattttctttgtattgTGTGCATTTTGAATTTTGTCGACATCTGTTTAGTTATATATgaggtttaaatgtgtgtttatacaaATTATACTTACATCTATCATGCACAACAATTTGGCAGGGGATAAATAATAGTTATCTCATCTTATCTCCATGAGATGATATTTCGCACTTCTACTTAATTGGATTTCTTTGCCCTCTTTAGTGCATTTATTCAGCAGCTGATTTTCAGATTCTAAGATCCTACATGAGtatataaaaaacaattctttgttttacagTAAATTAAGATAACCAGTGGTATTGAGACTAGTAAGCTAATAAGCTCCATCTGGACCAGGATTGTTAAAATACTGCATACATGTTCATGcatcaataataataagataCTATGATATATTTTGTACCACTGACAGGGGCCACTCACataatttgttcttttttttcttactgatAATACTTTATCCACACAGGTGTGGGTAATAATGTAAAAACATATCAGCTTGTCATTCAGTTTCTAGAATTAattctaaaagaaaacataattaaGGGAAGAAGTTATTTTTGGTAAGTTTCTCACACTGTAAAATGAGGAACTTTGTTCAACAGTATGACATATCCTCAGTTCTGCTTCAGTGAACTGCTACAGACTCAAGGTGTTatattaaataaacaataataatactcTGAGACTTTAATAATTTGAGACATTACTTGTGCAGCGTACCAAGGGTTTCTCTCTGACTGGACTGGGATGGTTATTATCTTGACCTCACAGCTGCTCAGTTACTCTCTGGCGCCCTCTGGCCGACGCATGCTCAGTGACTCCATAATGCCCTCATTGTGTTGATGTAATTTAGGCTACTTACATGATCATAACCATCGATTATTGTGATCAGTTTGCtaatgtaatttatttgtcTTGCCGTGAGTTTTCAGAGGCGTTCAAGTTTTCATAAGTTTCACACTCACGTGCGGAGGTTAGCTTTATTCTGTCATGTTTAAAgtgtaaagaaaatgaaacaaacaaataaataaatgagataACCCAGATATGTTTTTTAAGAAGCAAATTATTTTGACAACATTATTGGAATGTGTCTCTTTTCAGGTGAAACTTactttttgattattatttttttaacacagaTATTTAAATTAAAGATGAGAATATACATGTATAATTATAATTTCGTTGAATGCCCTTTTTGTTATCTCGCTGGAGCTTCTTTGGTTTGAATTTGTTTAATAACCTTCAGCTGGAGTCTGATGAGAACGTTACAGTGAGCCAGTTATCGCGAGAACATTTCAGGCCTATGTGAGACCACGGAGCGGATATCCGTTCTCTTTTCCGTGGCGGACCGTCGTAGGGCCGGTTTGGCAAAATGAAGGTACAATGTTTCCCTAACTATAAATCACTATTTGAGGGTGTTTTCGTTAAAATACTCCCGTGTTGTAGATGCCATGGTTCTGAACTATAAAGCGCAGTAGTTAAATATTACATTCACGGATCTGACACGAAGGATGAGCTTTGATTGTGATATAGCATCCAGCGCTGAGGATTCTGTCGGCTAGTGGTTGTGGAAACATGGCCGCACACTGAGCGCAATGTGCAGCGAGCTCAAGTCTCAGTTAACTGCATTAAAGAGCATCTAAACTTTTTAGCCGACTCAATTTAAACTTTCGGTGTTATCCGCGTTGCCAATTTACGCAGTTTCAATGGTTATATTAATGCTAGCGGTGTACtgacagctaatgttagcgggCTATCAGTTAGCCGGCAGAGAAGCTAACAGGCCTCCGAGCCATTGAATCTCCAAGTCGAGCTTTAGCTCAAATACGCTAATCTATAATTATTACAGTGACGAACTAGAGGATCAATCAAGTCTCACAAGTTCCCCTGAAATGTCAAATGTTCTCTTCACAACTCTCAGCTAGCATTACCCGCTACACCTGCCTCGATGAGGACTGTTGGGAACCTGCCATGACCTGTGTGTACCCCAGCATGCAGAAGTACATGTAGTAACATTCACGTTGTGTATCTCTTTCAGCTGAACATCTCATTCCCCGCTACTGGCTGCCAGAAGCTGATTGAAGTCGATGATGAGAGAAAGCTGCGTACTTTCTACGAGAAGCGTATGGCCACTGAAGTGTCCGCTGACCCTCTGGGAGATGAGTGGAAGGTATGATATTCACTCTTTGATGTCTTTGTACTTGAAGTGACCTTTCTAGTGTACATTTAAGTATTCCTTGCTGTGAGTGGGATATACTCATGATGCAGACTGTGGCACACCAGTAGACCCTTTTTGACTAGTCTGTAGTCATTAAGGGGGGACAGCGTGTTGCCAAAGTAACTGTGGAGCTGCTTTACCAGATGCAACCAGGGCCTGGGTCAGTGGATGGTTGAACTGCAATGCTCTCTCATTCGATGTGTGTATACTATCAGACACTCAAGCTGATTTTCTCCTATGATGACtaaaaaagttttgtttgtcCTTGCATCCGTACCTTAAAACGTCCTCCCAAGCTCCTCTCTTCTCAGTGCATTTAATAGATTTAAAGGTTGTCAGTGATTGTAATTTCTAGGTCATGGGATAAGAGAGGTTGTAAGGGAGCACAAGTTGGCATATTCAGAAGCCATCTCTGTGTGACGGGTATCTTAAACAGAAAAGCAGTGGAGTAACAGCTGGGTTTCTATTCTCTTGCAGGGTTATGTGGTGCGCATCAGCGGAGGCAACGACAAGCAGGGCTTCCCCATGAAGCAGGGTGTGCTGACCCACGGCCGTGTGCGCCTGCTGCTCAGCAAGGGACACTCCTGCTACCGTCCCCGCAGGACTGGCGAGCGCAAGCGCAAGTCTGTCCGTGGTTGCATCGTTGATGCCAATCTCAGCGTGCTCAACTTGGTCATCGTCAAGAAAGGTAACATTATCCATCTGGCTTATAAGGATTAATTTATGATTTATAACATCTTATTCAGAAAGTTAACCTGCAGTTAATTCTTGGTGGCTACACAGTGTAGACTTGTTTCTGATGACAAAAACTGTCAGTTGTAAATTCTGTTTATGGCACACCAGTAGACCCTTTTTGACTGGTCTGTAGTCATTAAGGGGGGACAGCGTGTTGCCAAAGTAACTGTGGAGCTGCTTTACCAGATGCAACCAGATCCTGGAACCGTGGATGGTTGAACTGCATTGCTCTGTCATTGACTTGTCTGCACCAGTATCAGACTGGCACTAGAGCTGTTGCCCTGTTATAACACGACTAAGATGAAGCAGGGAATTGTTGGTTTTTTCCCTGTTAAACTGAGTCTGGTACTCATGAGATGCCATTAAGCATGGCCAGATTTTCCACAAAGTGTACAGTCTCTTGTCATTCTGCAGTGGCAGGCAGCTGTGTCTTTGTCTGTACCCTGGACTTTCTTGTGTGCTTTGACTTAATTTCTTTATGATTGTTGAAATTTATGCAATTACTTGATGTGCGCAGTGCAATTTTATAAAGTGAACTTCACTTAAATCATCGTGATTGACTCATCTTCTCCTGGTCTGCTTGCCCTCAGGTGAGAAGGACATTCCCGGGCTGACCGACAGCACCGTCCCTCGCCGTCTTGGTCCCAAGAGGGCCAGCAAGATCCGCAAGCTCTTCAACCTGGCCAAGGAGGATGACGTTAGGCAGTATGTTGTGAGGAGACCCCTGACTAAAGAAGGTGAGAATAGAGCTGTTTCCCACTGCCGGTTTTAATTTAGCCTTCTAGTGATCAGAGTATAGCTCTTTACTGGGTATTTTATCTGTCAATGAAGCTCAAATGAGACCCGTTAAACATGAGTTAATAGAGGACGCTGGTTCattcaaggtaaaaaaaaatagggaCCAGGGATATGCGGCTTAGGCTCAAATATAGTTTTACAATACTTGGGATGACCTTAATCAGTGTGAatacatattttaatatattatatGAATGGCTTGGCTCTTGGTGTAATATTGCAAGGCTTTGTCTCTTAAGCCTTTTGCTTGTGTGATATCTCTACCAATTTTCAGCTTAACTGTTTACCAGTGTAAAAGTTGTATACACGTGTAGTTATTACCCTCTTTCATTCttaaaattctgtttttatgaAGCAGTCAGAGGCTGAATTGTTCCTTTCCAGATAAAACTTGGGTCACCAAGAACATTAATCTTTCTTGCTgcttctctgcctctgtttgtctGGGTTTACTTTTTgagtaaaataaaatcattgaCCATATACACAAAAGAAGGGGGCAGAGGATTGgaatgatgcatttttttttttttttttttttaatggcctttttttaatggctttattgacagtacagctgaagatatgacaggaaacagggggagagagagggggggagtgacacgcatcAAAGGGGGCCGGGCCGGGAGTGGAACCTGGGTCTGCTGCAgggcctcggcacatgggacgcgcgctctaccaactgagctaaacggcgcccagAAATTATGCATTTATCATTTCAAAAGACAATACTGGTTAAGAATAGCCCCTACCTGAATTCTAAATGGTACATACAGACATTAGTGACAATGCAGGTGTAATGATGGAGACAAGCATGTTCTACGACATCCTTACTGTGAAGGTTGCGTGAGTAGATCAAATACACAGGGTGTTTGGTGACGAGCTGATGCAACGCCAGAGTAAAAGCCCTTTTTACTTTTCGGCTTCATCAGGATATGTTCTGGAAAAGGAGTCCTGCTTAGAGCGTTAAAGCTGTTGTCAACTCTGTACATCACAAAGTTAAGTATATGTCAGTAACAATAATGTGTGCAGTGTTGAAGTCAGCTGCTCACTATGCATTATGTAGCAATAGAGCTTTCATCACTGAGGATGGtgacaacatttcttttttctggttGTACAAAGTCTGCTGTACAGGCTAAGATCAGGAACAGCTGTACTGGATACTAAACTTgagtcaggaaaacaaaaatggcagaTAAACTTCTATTTAGAGCTTTGTGGTCTCACAGTATAGTTGGTTGGTGCTGAATGTGATTTGTAGAAATTGAATCATGGTTTAATGggattgtctttttttaaaaaaagcttatGTGGGAACATAAAATGTAGAAGTTTCTTTTTGGTTCCAATGAAGTTTTGGTCTTGATGATGCTCATCATTTTGGCACTTTTCCTGCACTTGAGCTATTAGAGTGAATGGGAATATCATGCACCATCACCCAACTCAATCTACCACATTTGTTCTCATTATAATAACCGGATGTCATCTGTCTGATAGGCAAGAAGCCCAGAACTAAGGCTCCCAGGATCCAGAGACTGGTGACGCCCCGTGTGCTGCAGCACAAGCGCCGCCGCATTGCCCTGAAGAGACAGCGCACCCAGAAGAACAAGGAGGAGGCCTCTGAGTACGCCAAGCTGCTGGCCAAGAGGATGAAGGTAATTTTGTTAGCTCTAAATTGCATCATATATCAGTGAGAACTTTGGTGAAACATGGTGAAAAATCCTTCACATTGGGAAACTACTAGATCGAAGATTAAGATTCATTGCTGCACAGAAACGTTATCTTCATGGAGGTCATCTTTGCAACATTTTCTGTGGATTGTCATTTTGTTTAGATTCCTCATTTCaaaagtttttatatttttttttttactaatacGATTGGATCGTATTTTGATTAGAAAgttattaattttgttttaacatAATTCTCTTAAAAGTCAAATCCATGTATAGGGCAGTGTGCTTCATTAGTTGGttacctttttttcaaagatttgCCTTCAGCAGTAAACCAATATTGTGAAGTGCTCAGGTTCAGGTTGTGATGTTGCTGTGCAGTGGAGGACCTGACTGGCTGCTTGTatgttttgaaacattttattgacaCACTTTTGTTCCTGCAAACAGGAGGCCAAGGAGAAGCGCCAGGAACAGATCGCCAAGAGGCGCCGCCTTTCTTCTCTGAGAGCATCCACATCCAAGTCAGAGTCCAGCCAAAAGTGAAatcaaaaagtcaaataaacacatgttTTGCTGAAAAATTCCTTtgtaatttgttatttttaatacaATGAGTCCCATAGACTGAACATTTGAAAGGTATAATGGAagtttacatttagggcatttagcagatgcttttgtccaaagcaacttacagtattttatatatattcatatactgctggtggtggctgccatgtaaggcaccaaccagcacatcaggagcagatTGGTGTTCAATATCTTGCCCTTGGACgcgcagaccaggggaatcgtaCCACCAACCTTCTGACAAGATGTTTACTCTACCCTTGAGCCACAGCTGCCATTTGAGTTATAGAAGGCAACAACGACTGATATGAGAAATGACTAAGGGGTGGTCTAACCCCCTGGATAAAGTCAGGGGGTTGCTATGACAGAAAAGTCATATTGtaagaagatgaaaatgtttttcttaaatcagaaacagatttattaccATGAAGGATTTTACACCAAGGAATTTTTCTAGGTGAATAAGGTGCATACATTGAAGACAGTGATTAATATATACACTAAAGAGAAAAAGTGTGGGATGATTGATGAAGATGGAAGAGCTGTACTGGAATGTGCAAAAACttatttaaaacacattctGCGTTATTGT from Sparus aurata chromosome 1, fSpaAur1.1, whole genome shotgun sequence encodes the following:
- the rps6 gene encoding small ribosomal subunit protein eS6, translated to MKLNISFPATGCQKLIEVDDERKLRTFYEKRMATEVSADPLGDEWKGYVVRISGGNDKQGFPMKQGVLTHGRVRLLLSKGHSCYRPRRTGERKRKSVRGCIVDANLSVLNLVIVKKGEKDIPGLTDSTVPRRLGPKRASKIRKLFNLAKEDDVRQYVVRRPLTKEGKKPRTKAPRIQRLVTPRVLQHKRRRIALKRQRTQKNKEEASEYAKLLAKRMKEAKEKRQEQIAKRRRLSSLRASTSKSESSQK